In the genome of Dunckerocampus dactyliophorus isolate RoL2022-P2 chromosome 6, RoL_Ddac_1.1, whole genome shotgun sequence, one region contains:
- the ctnnd1 gene encoding catenin delta-1 isoform X4 produces the protein MEPGPMVQETYTMEEVPQESSPVVSVETNDDGTTRRTETTVKKVIKTTTTRTVIPSVSDTLSMDGGGSATGMGAYIPPIAGGYRHAPGVGVPMEYPTQTVPRNYHYGPPGGYEDYRGGPPSETYASLNRGARMDDHYRPVHPDGYRTLDPSYRAPSRNQLDPYAAQPQVGRMGSAVELSSIPRFVPEPYGLEDDSRSMGYDDSDYGMGHPVHYSTVPRNHHGFPQGPPRRTGSYEGTLDASMSGPGDMYYWGGAPLAQGERGSMASLDSTLRKGPGPGGWRQPELPEVIAMLNYRLDPVRSNAAAYLQHLTYKNDKVKSEVRRLKGIPALVSMLDNPNKEVHYAACGALKNISYGKDPDNKIAIKNCDGVPALIRLLRKTRDQDLTDIITGTLWNLSSHDSVKMEIVDHALHALSDEVMVPRSGWERGSNGGGGEENCKPRHLEWETALTNTAGCLRNVSSERSEARRKLRECTGLVDSLMYIVQSQIDCKDVDNKLIENSVCLLRNLSYQVHREIPGCERYQEAAPVNQGPAPSSQKGGCFSSRKSKDEWFSKGKKDEDAVADTVDIPKRTTPAKGYELLFQPEVVRIYTSLLKESKNPTVLEASAGAVQNLCAGRWTYGRYIRALLRQEKGLPMMTELLAHGNDRVVRAMSGALRNLAIDARNRDLLGKHAVPHLVANLPGGGQSQPVRALSEATVVSVLSTLHEVLGSSLEAAKTLRASQGIERLVLINKDGNRSEREVRGAGLVLQTVWGYKELRRTLEKDGWKKTDFMVNLNPSSNTTRANGGYEDSTMPLIDKGGKSEQEMIPMNDMGPDAYSTLDQRGRRNTLDNTIEPDEKDAVQGGRFGERQACLPLMDSYDEKLMVCIMRRQPPPAHCPC, from the exons ATGGAGCCTGGTCCGATGGTACAGGAGACGTACACCATGGAGGAAGTGCCCCAGGAGTCCAGCCCTGTTGTCTCTGTGGAGACCAATGATGACGGCACCACGCGACGCACAGAAACCACG gtaaaaaaagtaataaagacCACTACGACTCGCACCGTCATTCCCTCAGTATCAGACACACTTTCCATGGATGGTGGGGGATCAGCGACGGGTATGGGAGCCTACATCCCGCCCATAGCCGGGGGCTACAGGCATGCCCCTGGAGTAGGTGTGCCCATGGAATACCCCACCCAGACTGTGCCCCGAAACTACCACTATGGACCTCCGGGTGGCTATGAGGACTATCGCGGTGGACCCCCCTCTGAAACATACGCAAGCCTCAACAGGGGCGCTCGCATGGATGATCACTACAG ACCAGTCCATCCAGACGGTTACAGAACTTTGGATCCAAGCTACAGAGCCCCCAGCAGGAACCAGCTGGACCCCTATGCTGCTCAGCCTCAG GTTGGGCGCATGGGAAGTGCAGTGGAGCTCTCCTCCATCCCAAGGTTCGTCCCAGAGCCATACGGTCTGGAGGATGACAGCCGCAGCATGGGTTATGATGATTCTGACTACGGCATGGGGCATCCAGTGCACTACAGCACAGTGCCCCGCAATCACCATGGCTTCCCCCAAGGGCCACCACGTAGGACTGG GAGTTACGAGGGCACGCTGGATGCCAGTATGAGTGGTCCAGGGGACATGTACTATTGGGGAGGTGCTCCTTTGGCACAGGGTGAAAGAGGAAGCATGGCTTCACTGGACAGCACTCTGAGGAAAGGCCCAGGCCCGGGTGGATGGCGCCAGCCAGAGCTGCCAGAGGTTATCGCAATGCTCAACTACCGCTTAGATCCAGTTCGGAGCAATGCTGCCGCATACCTGCAACATCTTACTTACAAGAATGACAAA GTCAAGTCTGAGGTTCGTCGTCTGAAAGGCATCCCAGCGCTGGTTTCTATGCTTGACAACCCAAACAAAGAG GTTCACTACGCAGCCTGTGGAGCACTGAAGAACATTTCGTATGGTAAAGACCCAGACAACAAAATTGCCATCAAGAACTGTGATGGCGTGCCAGCTCTGATTAGGCTTCTCAGGAAGACCCGTGACCAGGATCTCACCGACATTATCACAG GGACACTTTGGAACTTGTCTTCCCACGACTCTGTCAAAATGGAGATTGTGGACCACGCGTTGCACGCTCTCTCCGATGAAGTGATGGTGCCCCGTTCGGGCTGGGAGCGCGGGAGCAACGGTGGCGGAGGCGAGGAGAACTGCAAGCCGAGACACCTGGAATGGGAGACGGCCCTCACTAACACAGCCGGCTGCCTGAG AAATGTGAGTTCCGAGCGAAGCGAAGCGCGGCGGAAGCTGAGGGAGTGCACAGGATTGGTGGATTCTCTCATGTACATCGTCCAGTCCCAGATTGACTGTAAAGACGTGGACAATAAG CTGATAGAGAACAGCGTGTGTCTGCTGAGGAACCTATCCTATCAAGTCCACCGTGAAATCCCGGGTTGTGAGCGCTACCAAGAAGCTGCACCCGTCAACCAGGGTCCAGCCCCGTCCAGCCAGAAGGGCGGCTGTTTCAGCTCCCGAAAGAGTAAAG ATGAATGGTTTTCCAAAG GAAAGAAAGATGAGGATGCAGTTGCCGACACAGTAGACATCCCAAAGAGGACCACGCCTGCTAAAG GCTATGAGCTGTTGTTCCAGCCAGAGGTGGTCCGCATCTACACCTCTCTGTTGAAGGAGTCGAAGAACCCCACCGTGCTAGAGGCCTCAGCTGGAGCTGTGCAGAATCTATGCGCTGGACGTTGGACA TATGGCAGATACATTCGTGCCCTGCTGCGCCAGGAGAAAGGCCTGCCCATGATGACTGAGTTACTGGCCCACGGCAATGACAGAGTTGTTCGAGCGATGTCCGGGGCCCTCCGCAACCTGGCAATCGATGCTCGCAACAGAGACCTACTTG GCAAACATGCAGTGCCTCACCTCGTGGCCAACCTGCCTGGTGGCGGTCAGAGTCAGCCTGTGCGAGCGCTGTCGGAGGCAACAGTGGTGTCTGTTTTGAGCACGCTCCATGAGGTGCTGGGCTCCAGTCTGGAAGCAGCAAAGACTCTCAGGGCCTCACAGGGAATTGAGAGGCTAGTCCTCATCAACAAGGACGG GAATCGTTCAGAGAGGGAAGTGCGCGGTGCTGGTCTGGTACTGCAGACGGTGTGGGGCTATAAGGAGCTGCGGCGCACTTtagaaaaggatggatggaagaaaacAGACTTCATGGTCAACCTAAACCCTTCCAGCAACACCACCAGGGCCAACGGCGGATATGAGGACAGCACGATGCCACTCATAGACAAAG
- the ctnnd1 gene encoding catenin delta-1 isoform X1, which yields MEQCASTASLLASVREQERQFEMLSRALEEERRSCAGTLPRPLPNIQNGRLPCDADIERLTLNEGYVNGTHHFRMEPGPMVQETYTMEEVPQESSPVVSVETNDDGTTRRTETTVKKVIKTTTTRTVIPSVSDTLSMDGGGSATGMGAYIPPIAGGYRHAPGVGVPMEYPTQTVPRNYHYGPPGGYEDYRGGPPSETYASLNRGARMDDHYRPVHPDGYRTLDPSYRAPSRNQLDPYAAQPQVGRMGSAVELSSIPRFVPEPYGLEDDSRSMGYDDSDYGMGHPVHYSTVPRNHHGFPQGPPRRTGSYEGTLDASMSGPGDMYYWGGAPLAQGERGSMASLDSTLRKGPGPGGWRQPELPEVIAMLNYRLDPVRSNAAAYLQHLTYKNDKVKSEVRRLKGIPALVSMLDNPNKEVHYAACGALKNISYGKDPDNKIAIKNCDGVPALIRLLRKTRDQDLTDIITGTLWNLSSHDSVKMEIVDHALHALSDEVMVPRSGWERGSNGGGGEENCKPRHLEWETALTNTAGCLRNVSSERSEARRKLRECTGLVDSLMYIVQSQIDCKDVDNKLIENSVCLLRNLSYQVHREIPGCERYQEAAPVNQGPAPSSQKGGCFSSRKSKDEWFSKGKKDEDAVADTVDIPKRTTPAKGYELLFQPEVVRIYTSLLKESKNPTVLEASAGAVQNLCAGRWTYGRYIRALLRQEKGLPMMTELLAHGNDRVVRAMSGALRNLAIDARNRDLLGKHAVPHLVANLPGGGQSQPVRALSEATVVSVLSTLHEVLGSSLEAAKTLRASQGIERLVLINKDGNRSEREVRGAGLVLQTVWGYKELRRTLEKDGWKKTDFMVNLNPSSNTTRANGGYEDSTMPLIDKGGKSEQEMIPMNDMGPDAYSTLDQRGRRNTLDNTIEPDEKDAVQGGRFGERQACLPLMDSYDEKLMVCIMRRQPPPAHCPC from the exons ATGGAGCAGTGTGCGAGTACGGCCTCCCTGCTGGCCTCCGTGCGGGAGCAGGAGAGACAGTTTGAGATGCTGAGCCGAGCTCTAGAGGAGGAGCGGAGGTCGTGCGCCGGCACcctgccccgcccactcccCAACATACAG AACGGCCGCCTTCCTTGTGATGCGGACATAGAAAGGCTGACACTTAACGAGGGTTACGTCAACGGGACACATCAT TTCAGGATGGAGCCTGGTCCGATGGTACAGGAGACGTACACCATGGAGGAAGTGCCCCAGGAGTCCAGCCCTGTTGTCTCTGTGGAGACCAATGATGACGGCACCACGCGACGCACAGAAACCACG gtaaaaaaagtaataaagacCACTACGACTCGCACCGTCATTCCCTCAGTATCAGACACACTTTCCATGGATGGTGGGGGATCAGCGACGGGTATGGGAGCCTACATCCCGCCCATAGCCGGGGGCTACAGGCATGCCCCTGGAGTAGGTGTGCCCATGGAATACCCCACCCAGACTGTGCCCCGAAACTACCACTATGGACCTCCGGGTGGCTATGAGGACTATCGCGGTGGACCCCCCTCTGAAACATACGCAAGCCTCAACAGGGGCGCTCGCATGGATGATCACTACAG ACCAGTCCATCCAGACGGTTACAGAACTTTGGATCCAAGCTACAGAGCCCCCAGCAGGAACCAGCTGGACCCCTATGCTGCTCAGCCTCAG GTTGGGCGCATGGGAAGTGCAGTGGAGCTCTCCTCCATCCCAAGGTTCGTCCCAGAGCCATACGGTCTGGAGGATGACAGCCGCAGCATGGGTTATGATGATTCTGACTACGGCATGGGGCATCCAGTGCACTACAGCACAGTGCCCCGCAATCACCATGGCTTCCCCCAAGGGCCACCACGTAGGACTGG GAGTTACGAGGGCACGCTGGATGCCAGTATGAGTGGTCCAGGGGACATGTACTATTGGGGAGGTGCTCCTTTGGCACAGGGTGAAAGAGGAAGCATGGCTTCACTGGACAGCACTCTGAGGAAAGGCCCAGGCCCGGGTGGATGGCGCCAGCCAGAGCTGCCAGAGGTTATCGCAATGCTCAACTACCGCTTAGATCCAGTTCGGAGCAATGCTGCCGCATACCTGCAACATCTTACTTACAAGAATGACAAA GTCAAGTCTGAGGTTCGTCGTCTGAAAGGCATCCCAGCGCTGGTTTCTATGCTTGACAACCCAAACAAAGAG GTTCACTACGCAGCCTGTGGAGCACTGAAGAACATTTCGTATGGTAAAGACCCAGACAACAAAATTGCCATCAAGAACTGTGATGGCGTGCCAGCTCTGATTAGGCTTCTCAGGAAGACCCGTGACCAGGATCTCACCGACATTATCACAG GGACACTTTGGAACTTGTCTTCCCACGACTCTGTCAAAATGGAGATTGTGGACCACGCGTTGCACGCTCTCTCCGATGAAGTGATGGTGCCCCGTTCGGGCTGGGAGCGCGGGAGCAACGGTGGCGGAGGCGAGGAGAACTGCAAGCCGAGACACCTGGAATGGGAGACGGCCCTCACTAACACAGCCGGCTGCCTGAG AAATGTGAGTTCCGAGCGAAGCGAAGCGCGGCGGAAGCTGAGGGAGTGCACAGGATTGGTGGATTCTCTCATGTACATCGTCCAGTCCCAGATTGACTGTAAAGACGTGGACAATAAG CTGATAGAGAACAGCGTGTGTCTGCTGAGGAACCTATCCTATCAAGTCCACCGTGAAATCCCGGGTTGTGAGCGCTACCAAGAAGCTGCACCCGTCAACCAGGGTCCAGCCCCGTCCAGCCAGAAGGGCGGCTGTTTCAGCTCCCGAAAGAGTAAAG ATGAATGGTTTTCCAAAG GAAAGAAAGATGAGGATGCAGTTGCCGACACAGTAGACATCCCAAAGAGGACCACGCCTGCTAAAG GCTATGAGCTGTTGTTCCAGCCAGAGGTGGTCCGCATCTACACCTCTCTGTTGAAGGAGTCGAAGAACCCCACCGTGCTAGAGGCCTCAGCTGGAGCTGTGCAGAATCTATGCGCTGGACGTTGGACA TATGGCAGATACATTCGTGCCCTGCTGCGCCAGGAGAAAGGCCTGCCCATGATGACTGAGTTACTGGCCCACGGCAATGACAGAGTTGTTCGAGCGATGTCCGGGGCCCTCCGCAACCTGGCAATCGATGCTCGCAACAGAGACCTACTTG GCAAACATGCAGTGCCTCACCTCGTGGCCAACCTGCCTGGTGGCGGTCAGAGTCAGCCTGTGCGAGCGCTGTCGGAGGCAACAGTGGTGTCTGTTTTGAGCACGCTCCATGAGGTGCTGGGCTCCAGTCTGGAAGCAGCAAAGACTCTCAGGGCCTCACAGGGAATTGAGAGGCTAGTCCTCATCAACAAGGACGG GAATCGTTCAGAGAGGGAAGTGCGCGGTGCTGGTCTGGTACTGCAGACGGTGTGGGGCTATAAGGAGCTGCGGCGCACTTtagaaaaggatggatggaagaaaacAGACTTCATGGTCAACCTAAACCCTTCCAGCAACACCACCAGGGCCAACGGCGGATATGAGGACAGCACGATGCCACTCATAGACAAAG
- the ctnnd1 gene encoding catenin delta-1 isoform X3, which translates to MEQCASTASLLASVREQERQFEMLSRALEEERRSCAGTLPRPLPNIQNGRLPCDADIERLTLNEGYVNGTHHFRMEPGPMVQETYTMEEVPQESSPVVSVETNDDGTTRRTETTVKKVIKTTTTRTVIPSVSDTLSMDGGGSATGMGAYIPPIAGGYRHAPGVGVPMEYPTQTVPRNYHYGPPGGYEDYRGGPPSETYASLNRGARMDDHYRPVHPDGYRTLDPSYRAPSRNQLDPYAAQPQVGRMGSAVELSSIPRFVPEPYGLEDDSRSMGYDDSDYGMGHPVHYSTVPRNHHGFPQGPPRRTGSYEGTLDASMSGPGDMYYWGGAPLAQGERGSMASLDSTLRKGPGPGGWRQPELPEVIAMLNYRLDPVRSNAAAYLQHLTYKNDKVKSEVRRLKGIPALVSMLDNPNKEVHYAACGALKNISYGKDPDNKIAIKNCDGVPALIRLLRKTRDQDLTDIITGTLWNLSSHDSVKMEIVDHALHALSDEVMVPRSGWERGSNGGGGEENCKPRHLEWETALTNTAGCLRNVSSERSEARRKLRECTGLVDSLMYIVQSQIDCKDVDNKLIENSVCLLRNLSYQVHREIPGCERYQEAAPVNQGPAPSSQKGGCFSSRKSKDEWFSKGKKDEDAVADTVDIPKRTTPAKGYELLFQPEVVRIYTSLLKESKNPTVLEASAGAVQNLCAGRWTYGRYIRALLRQEKGLPMMTELLAHGNDRVVRAMSGALRNLAIDARNRDLLGKHAVPHLVANLPGGGQSQPVRALSEATVVSVLSTLHEVLGSSLEAAKTLRASQGIERLVLINKDGNRSEREVRGAGLVLQTVWGYKELRRTLEKDGWKKTDFMVNLNPSSNTTRANGGYEDSTMPLIDKGGKSEQEMIPMNDMGPDAYSTLDQRGRRNTLDNTIEPDEKDAVQKN; encoded by the exons ATGGAGCAGTGTGCGAGTACGGCCTCCCTGCTGGCCTCCGTGCGGGAGCAGGAGAGACAGTTTGAGATGCTGAGCCGAGCTCTAGAGGAGGAGCGGAGGTCGTGCGCCGGCACcctgccccgcccactcccCAACATACAG AACGGCCGCCTTCCTTGTGATGCGGACATAGAAAGGCTGACACTTAACGAGGGTTACGTCAACGGGACACATCAT TTCAGGATGGAGCCTGGTCCGATGGTACAGGAGACGTACACCATGGAGGAAGTGCCCCAGGAGTCCAGCCCTGTTGTCTCTGTGGAGACCAATGATGACGGCACCACGCGACGCACAGAAACCACG gtaaaaaaagtaataaagacCACTACGACTCGCACCGTCATTCCCTCAGTATCAGACACACTTTCCATGGATGGTGGGGGATCAGCGACGGGTATGGGAGCCTACATCCCGCCCATAGCCGGGGGCTACAGGCATGCCCCTGGAGTAGGTGTGCCCATGGAATACCCCACCCAGACTGTGCCCCGAAACTACCACTATGGACCTCCGGGTGGCTATGAGGACTATCGCGGTGGACCCCCCTCTGAAACATACGCAAGCCTCAACAGGGGCGCTCGCATGGATGATCACTACAG ACCAGTCCATCCAGACGGTTACAGAACTTTGGATCCAAGCTACAGAGCCCCCAGCAGGAACCAGCTGGACCCCTATGCTGCTCAGCCTCAG GTTGGGCGCATGGGAAGTGCAGTGGAGCTCTCCTCCATCCCAAGGTTCGTCCCAGAGCCATACGGTCTGGAGGATGACAGCCGCAGCATGGGTTATGATGATTCTGACTACGGCATGGGGCATCCAGTGCACTACAGCACAGTGCCCCGCAATCACCATGGCTTCCCCCAAGGGCCACCACGTAGGACTGG GAGTTACGAGGGCACGCTGGATGCCAGTATGAGTGGTCCAGGGGACATGTACTATTGGGGAGGTGCTCCTTTGGCACAGGGTGAAAGAGGAAGCATGGCTTCACTGGACAGCACTCTGAGGAAAGGCCCAGGCCCGGGTGGATGGCGCCAGCCAGAGCTGCCAGAGGTTATCGCAATGCTCAACTACCGCTTAGATCCAGTTCGGAGCAATGCTGCCGCATACCTGCAACATCTTACTTACAAGAATGACAAA GTCAAGTCTGAGGTTCGTCGTCTGAAAGGCATCCCAGCGCTGGTTTCTATGCTTGACAACCCAAACAAAGAG GTTCACTACGCAGCCTGTGGAGCACTGAAGAACATTTCGTATGGTAAAGACCCAGACAACAAAATTGCCATCAAGAACTGTGATGGCGTGCCAGCTCTGATTAGGCTTCTCAGGAAGACCCGTGACCAGGATCTCACCGACATTATCACAG GGACACTTTGGAACTTGTCTTCCCACGACTCTGTCAAAATGGAGATTGTGGACCACGCGTTGCACGCTCTCTCCGATGAAGTGATGGTGCCCCGTTCGGGCTGGGAGCGCGGGAGCAACGGTGGCGGAGGCGAGGAGAACTGCAAGCCGAGACACCTGGAATGGGAGACGGCCCTCACTAACACAGCCGGCTGCCTGAG AAATGTGAGTTCCGAGCGAAGCGAAGCGCGGCGGAAGCTGAGGGAGTGCACAGGATTGGTGGATTCTCTCATGTACATCGTCCAGTCCCAGATTGACTGTAAAGACGTGGACAATAAG CTGATAGAGAACAGCGTGTGTCTGCTGAGGAACCTATCCTATCAAGTCCACCGTGAAATCCCGGGTTGTGAGCGCTACCAAGAAGCTGCACCCGTCAACCAGGGTCCAGCCCCGTCCAGCCAGAAGGGCGGCTGTTTCAGCTCCCGAAAGAGTAAAG ATGAATGGTTTTCCAAAG GAAAGAAAGATGAGGATGCAGTTGCCGACACAGTAGACATCCCAAAGAGGACCACGCCTGCTAAAG GCTATGAGCTGTTGTTCCAGCCAGAGGTGGTCCGCATCTACACCTCTCTGTTGAAGGAGTCGAAGAACCCCACCGTGCTAGAGGCCTCAGCTGGAGCTGTGCAGAATCTATGCGCTGGACGTTGGACA TATGGCAGATACATTCGTGCCCTGCTGCGCCAGGAGAAAGGCCTGCCCATGATGACTGAGTTACTGGCCCACGGCAATGACAGAGTTGTTCGAGCGATGTCCGGGGCCCTCCGCAACCTGGCAATCGATGCTCGCAACAGAGACCTACTTG GCAAACATGCAGTGCCTCACCTCGTGGCCAACCTGCCTGGTGGCGGTCAGAGTCAGCCTGTGCGAGCGCTGTCGGAGGCAACAGTGGTGTCTGTTTTGAGCACGCTCCATGAGGTGCTGGGCTCCAGTCTGGAAGCAGCAAAGACTCTCAGGGCCTCACAGGGAATTGAGAGGCTAGTCCTCATCAACAAGGACGG GAATCGTTCAGAGAGGGAAGTGCGCGGTGCTGGTCTGGTACTGCAGACGGTGTGGGGCTATAAGGAGCTGCGGCGCACTTtagaaaaggatggatggaagaaaacAGACTTCATGGTCAACCTAAACCCTTCCAGCAACACCACCAGGGCCAACGGCGGATATGAGGACAGCACGATGCCACTCATAGACAAAG
- the ctnnd1 gene encoding catenin delta-1 isoform X2 — MEQCASTASLLASVREQERQFEMLSRALEEERRSCAGTLPRPLPNIQNGRLPCDADIERLTLNEGYVNGTHHFRMEPGPMVQETYTMEEVPQESSPVVSVETNDDGTTRRTETTVKKVIKTTTTRTVIPSVSDTLSMDGGGSATGMGAYIPPIAGGYRHAPGVGVPMEYPTQTVPRNYHYGPPGGYEDYRGGPPSETYASLNRGARMDDHYRPVHPDGYRTLDPSYRAPSRNQLDPYAAQPQVGRMGSAVELSSIPRFVPEPYGLEDDSRSMGYDDSDYGMGHPVHYSTVPRNHHGFPQGPPRRTGSYEGTLDASMSGPGDMYYWGGAPLAQGERGSMASLDSTLRKGPGPGGWRQPELPEVIAMLNYRLDPVRSNAAAYLQHLTYKNDKVKSEVRRLKGIPALVSMLDNPNKEVHYAACGALKNISYGKDPDNKIAIKNCDGVPALIRLLRKTRDQDLTDIITGTLWNLSSHDSVKMEIVDHALHALSDEVMVPRSGWERGSNGGGGEENCKPRHLEWETALTNTAGCLRNVSSERSEARRKLRECTGLVDSLMYIVQSQIDCKDVDNKLIENSVCLLRNLSYQVHREIPGCERYQEAAPVNQGPAPSSQKGGCFSSRKSKGKKDEDAVADTVDIPKRTTPAKGYELLFQPEVVRIYTSLLKESKNPTVLEASAGAVQNLCAGRWTYGRYIRALLRQEKGLPMMTELLAHGNDRVVRAMSGALRNLAIDARNRDLLGKHAVPHLVANLPGGGQSQPVRALSEATVVSVLSTLHEVLGSSLEAAKTLRASQGIERLVLINKDGNRSEREVRGAGLVLQTVWGYKELRRTLEKDGWKKTDFMVNLNPSSNTTRANGGYEDSTMPLIDKGGKSEQEMIPMNDMGPDAYSTLDQRGRRNTLDNTIEPDEKDAVQGGRFGERQACLPLMDSYDEKLMVCIMRRQPPPAHCPC; from the exons ATGGAGCAGTGTGCGAGTACGGCCTCCCTGCTGGCCTCCGTGCGGGAGCAGGAGAGACAGTTTGAGATGCTGAGCCGAGCTCTAGAGGAGGAGCGGAGGTCGTGCGCCGGCACcctgccccgcccactcccCAACATACAG AACGGCCGCCTTCCTTGTGATGCGGACATAGAAAGGCTGACACTTAACGAGGGTTACGTCAACGGGACACATCAT TTCAGGATGGAGCCTGGTCCGATGGTACAGGAGACGTACACCATGGAGGAAGTGCCCCAGGAGTCCAGCCCTGTTGTCTCTGTGGAGACCAATGATGACGGCACCACGCGACGCACAGAAACCACG gtaaaaaaagtaataaagacCACTACGACTCGCACCGTCATTCCCTCAGTATCAGACACACTTTCCATGGATGGTGGGGGATCAGCGACGGGTATGGGAGCCTACATCCCGCCCATAGCCGGGGGCTACAGGCATGCCCCTGGAGTAGGTGTGCCCATGGAATACCCCACCCAGACTGTGCCCCGAAACTACCACTATGGACCTCCGGGTGGCTATGAGGACTATCGCGGTGGACCCCCCTCTGAAACATACGCAAGCCTCAACAGGGGCGCTCGCATGGATGATCACTACAG ACCAGTCCATCCAGACGGTTACAGAACTTTGGATCCAAGCTACAGAGCCCCCAGCAGGAACCAGCTGGACCCCTATGCTGCTCAGCCTCAG GTTGGGCGCATGGGAAGTGCAGTGGAGCTCTCCTCCATCCCAAGGTTCGTCCCAGAGCCATACGGTCTGGAGGATGACAGCCGCAGCATGGGTTATGATGATTCTGACTACGGCATGGGGCATCCAGTGCACTACAGCACAGTGCCCCGCAATCACCATGGCTTCCCCCAAGGGCCACCACGTAGGACTGG GAGTTACGAGGGCACGCTGGATGCCAGTATGAGTGGTCCAGGGGACATGTACTATTGGGGAGGTGCTCCTTTGGCACAGGGTGAAAGAGGAAGCATGGCTTCACTGGACAGCACTCTGAGGAAAGGCCCAGGCCCGGGTGGATGGCGCCAGCCAGAGCTGCCAGAGGTTATCGCAATGCTCAACTACCGCTTAGATCCAGTTCGGAGCAATGCTGCCGCATACCTGCAACATCTTACTTACAAGAATGACAAA GTCAAGTCTGAGGTTCGTCGTCTGAAAGGCATCCCAGCGCTGGTTTCTATGCTTGACAACCCAAACAAAGAG GTTCACTACGCAGCCTGTGGAGCACTGAAGAACATTTCGTATGGTAAAGACCCAGACAACAAAATTGCCATCAAGAACTGTGATGGCGTGCCAGCTCTGATTAGGCTTCTCAGGAAGACCCGTGACCAGGATCTCACCGACATTATCACAG GGACACTTTGGAACTTGTCTTCCCACGACTCTGTCAAAATGGAGATTGTGGACCACGCGTTGCACGCTCTCTCCGATGAAGTGATGGTGCCCCGTTCGGGCTGGGAGCGCGGGAGCAACGGTGGCGGAGGCGAGGAGAACTGCAAGCCGAGACACCTGGAATGGGAGACGGCCCTCACTAACACAGCCGGCTGCCTGAG AAATGTGAGTTCCGAGCGAAGCGAAGCGCGGCGGAAGCTGAGGGAGTGCACAGGATTGGTGGATTCTCTCATGTACATCGTCCAGTCCCAGATTGACTGTAAAGACGTGGACAATAAG CTGATAGAGAACAGCGTGTGTCTGCTGAGGAACCTATCCTATCAAGTCCACCGTGAAATCCCGGGTTGTGAGCGCTACCAAGAAGCTGCACCCGTCAACCAGGGTCCAGCCCCGTCCAGCCAGAAGGGCGGCTGTTTCAGCTCCCGAAAGAGTAAAG GAAAGAAAGATGAGGATGCAGTTGCCGACACAGTAGACATCCCAAAGAGGACCACGCCTGCTAAAG GCTATGAGCTGTTGTTCCAGCCAGAGGTGGTCCGCATCTACACCTCTCTGTTGAAGGAGTCGAAGAACCCCACCGTGCTAGAGGCCTCAGCTGGAGCTGTGCAGAATCTATGCGCTGGACGTTGGACA TATGGCAGATACATTCGTGCCCTGCTGCGCCAGGAGAAAGGCCTGCCCATGATGACTGAGTTACTGGCCCACGGCAATGACAGAGTTGTTCGAGCGATGTCCGGGGCCCTCCGCAACCTGGCAATCGATGCTCGCAACAGAGACCTACTTG GCAAACATGCAGTGCCTCACCTCGTGGCCAACCTGCCTGGTGGCGGTCAGAGTCAGCCTGTGCGAGCGCTGTCGGAGGCAACAGTGGTGTCTGTTTTGAGCACGCTCCATGAGGTGCTGGGCTCCAGTCTGGAAGCAGCAAAGACTCTCAGGGCCTCACAGGGAATTGAGAGGCTAGTCCTCATCAACAAGGACGG GAATCGTTCAGAGAGGGAAGTGCGCGGTGCTGGTCTGGTACTGCAGACGGTGTGGGGCTATAAGGAGCTGCGGCGCACTTtagaaaaggatggatggaagaaaacAGACTTCATGGTCAACCTAAACCCTTCCAGCAACACCACCAGGGCCAACGGCGGATATGAGGACAGCACGATGCCACTCATAGACAAAG